A single window of Eucalyptus grandis isolate ANBG69807.140 chromosome 1, ASM1654582v1, whole genome shotgun sequence DNA harbors:
- the LOC104450253 gene encoding translocase of chloroplast 34, chloroplastic encodes MAAQLIREWVGIQQFPVATQAKLLDLLSKLKQENVRSLTILVMGKGGVGKSSTVNSVVGERVVAVSAFQSEGPRPIMISRSRAGFTLNIIDTPGLIEGGYVNDQTLEIIKRFLLDRTIDVLLYVDRLDSYRVDNLDKQVIKAITDSFGKEIWRKALIVLTHAQLSPPDGLEYDLFFSKRSEALMKIVKLGARIKKQESWGSSIPVVLVENSGRCNKNENDEKILPDGTAWIPNLVKTITDVALNGSKGILVDKKLIEGPNPNRRWKEFIPLIFAFQYLFIIKPIQAAIKSDIAKEAKPSWELRDVGGASRKF; translated from the exons ATGGCCGCTCAATTGATCCGCGAATGGGTCGGGATCCAGCAATTCCCGGTCGCCACCCAGGCCAAATTGCTCGACTTGCTCAGCAAACTCAAGCAAGAG AACGTGAGGTCCTTGACGATTCTTGTCATGGGGAAAGGAGGGGTTGGAAAGTCGTCCACCGTTAATTCCGTAGTTGGCGAAAGAGTCGTCGCCGTTAGTGCTTTCCAG TCGGAGGGGCCAAGACCCATAATGATTTCACGCTCGAGGGCTGGGTTTACATTGAACATCATCGACACTCCTGGGCTCATTGAAGGAGGATACGTCAACGATCAAACCCTTGAAATCATAAAACG CTTCCTTTTGGACAGAACGATAGATGTCCTCCTCTATGTGGACCGTTTGGATTCTTACAGGGTGGACAACTTGGACAAGCAGGTCATTAAAGCTATCACTGATAGCTTTGGTAAAGAAATTTGGCGCAAAGCACTGATTGTTCTTACGCATGCCCAACTCTCTCCACCAGATGGTTTGGAATATGATTTATTCTTCTCTAAAAGATCAGAGGCTCTTATGAAGATTGTTAAGTTGGGCGCCCGGATTAAGAAGCAAGAGTCATGG GGGTCTTCCATTCCTGTTGTTTTGGTTGAGAACAGTGGGAGATGCAACAAAAATGAGAATGATGAAAAG ATACTTCCAGATGGAACTGCTTGGATTCCTAACCTCGTGAAAACAATCACAGACGTTGCCTTAAATGGAAGCAAGGGTATATTGGTGGACAAGAAATTGATTGAAGGGCCGAATCCCAATAGAAGATGGAAAGAGTTTATCCCTTTGATTTTTGCGTTCCAA TATTTATTCATCATCAAGCCAATTCAAGCAGCAATCAAGAGTGATATTGCAAAAGAGGCTAAACCATCATGGGAGTTGAGGGATGTAGGAGGAGCCTCTCGGAAGTTCTAA